The DNA segment TTCGTGCCGACTTCGGGGATCTTCATGATCACTTCTTCGATCTGCGACGGGAAAACGTTCACGCCGTTGATGATAAGCATGTCGTCAGTTCTGCCTTTGATCCTGCTCAACCGGCGGTGCGTTCTGCCGCATTCACACTGACCGGGCAGTATCGACGCCAGATCACGCGTCCTGTACCGCATCAGCGGGGTTGCATGCCGAATAAGATTTGTAACGATCACCTCGCCGGGCTCACCGTCTTCGAGATTCTCGTCCGTCTCCGGATCAACGATCTCAACGATATAGCCGTCTTCCCAGAAATGCATGCCCGCTTTATGTACGCATTCAAACGCAAGCCCCGGCCCGTTCATCTCACTCAGCCCGTAGGAGTTATACGCATCGATATTATACAGCTCTTCGATCTTCTTGCGGACGTTTTCGCTGTGCGGCTCCGCCCCGATAAATGCCTTCTGCAGATTGAGCTGTTTGAGCGAAATATCGTTCTCATCCAGCACCGTGCGGATGTGCAGCATATAGCTTGGCGTCGCATGCACCACTGATGTCTGGAAATCCTGCATGATCTGAACCTGCCGAAGAGTATTTCCGCTCGAAACAGGTATTACCGTCATGCCCGCTTTTTCCGCTCCGTAATGCAGCCCCAGTCCGCCTGTGAACAGACCGTACGTCATCATATTCTGGAACACATCCTTCTTGCTCGCGCCGGTGCAGACTACACAACGCGCGACGAGATCGGTCCAGGTATCGACATCTTCACCTGAAAAATATATTACCGTCGGTATCCCCGTGGTGCCGCTGGAGCTGTGTATCCGATTGACCTCGTCCATGTCGCAAGCGAGAAGCCCCTTCGGAAAACTCTTTCGCAGGTCGTCCTTGGTGGTGAAAGGGATCTTTTTCAAGTCTTCAAGTGACTTGATGTCGTCGCTGGAGGACATGCCCGCCTTGGCAAGGCGTTTCTTGTAAAAGGGCGTTTTGAAGGCCGAGTCCACGACCTTTTTCAACCTCTCAAGCTGCAGGGCCTCTAGATCGCCTCTGCTTGCTGTTTCGATTCGTTCGTCCCAGAATGGTACTTGCATGTTTTCTGCTCTATGAATAAACCAGTTTCAGTTATTTCGAGAACCTTGTCATTCGGTTTCTTAGTTGCCAAACTCACCAGTACATAGCTTACCAGCGAAACGCCGAAAGAGAACAGGCTGAAGTGTACGGGCATAGGTACGGGATTGATGCCCGGGAAAAGCCCTTTACCCATCGCTGCGAAAACAAGGGCGCTGATGAACCCCGCCGCCATCGCGGTAATACAGCCCTCTCTGGTGCCGCGTTTCCAGTATAAGCCGCCCAGCAGGGGAACCGTGAATGCTGAGAACATCACCCCGACGGCCGCCCAGATCAGAAATGCAAGAAGCTTGGGCGGATATAGAGCGACGACGACAGCAAGAACCGTAGTGACGAACACCGTTGCACGGTTGATAAGATTCACGAGCTGGTCACTTGCTGTGCGATGAATGAATTTCTTGTAGATGTCCCAGCTTATGCAGTTGCC comes from the Anaerohalosphaera lusitana genome and includes:
- a CDS encoding phenylacetate--CoA ligase family protein, coding for MQVPFWDERIETASRGDLEALQLERLKKVVDSAFKTPFYKKRLAKAGMSSSDDIKSLEDLKKIPFTTKDDLRKSFPKGLLACDMDEVNRIHSSSGTTGIPTVIYFSGEDVDTWTDLVARCVVCTGASKKDVFQNMMTYGLFTGGLGLHYGAEKAGMTVIPVSSGNTLRQVQIMQDFQTSVVHATPSYMLHIRTVLDENDISLKQLNLQKAFIGAEPHSENVRKKIEELYNIDAYNSYGLSEMNGPGLAFECVHKAGMHFWEDGYIVEIVDPETDENLEDGEPGEVIVTNLIRHATPLMRYRTRDLASILPGQCECGRTHRRLSRIKGRTDDMLIINGVNVFPSQIEEVIMKIPEVGTNYQICLDKQGALDRLTVQVEIYSKMFTGSAGELENLRHRIVEKLKGTITIKPLVKLHEPGFLPVYEGKAKRVIDERPKDEQ